A stretch of DNA from Sander lucioperca isolate FBNREF2018 chromosome 8, SLUC_FBN_1.2, whole genome shotgun sequence:
ACACTGCTCCCCGGCATCCAGCAGGTAGGGAGCCGTTTCCTCGTAGTGGGTGAGGGGCACGGTGTCGTCGTCCAGCCCTAGCAGGCTGTCCGGGTCCACCTTCAGGTTGGGCCTCTGGTTGTCAGGGAAGGCCATGGAGAAGAGAGCCTCGGGGTCGCACACAAACTTGTACACATACCTCTCACCAGCCACCTGAGAAACAAgtcaaaatacatatttaactCACATATGAAACATCCTGAGTGATACTTATTGTGCAAAGTGGGCGGGTGTAAAACTGcgacgattaatcgattagttgtcaactattaaattaatcgcatcaTCCTCgcatttttatgaaaaaaaacaagtaaaaattctctgattccagcttgttaaatgtcaatattgttctagtttcttctctcctctgtgacagtaaactgaatatctttacgttgtggacaaaacaagacatttgaggatgtcatcttggggtttgggaaacactgatccacattttccaccattttctggcattttatagaccaaactacTAATCgaataattgagaaaataatcgacagattaatcgacaatgaaaacaatcgttagttgcagcccttagTGCGTGCATCAAATTTCACTTACAGACTCTTGATTCAAGTATGACTGATCCACCCATGCTCATTATTTTCAGATCAAGTTTAAGACATTTAGATTTGGCTGAAATCTGAGGCAGCAAACACTAAACCAATATTTAGTATTAGTAGTATATCTAGTATTCACTGCTGTATTCTCTATTTAGCCGCTTGCTGTGATAAGACTCTACTTTAGAGCATCCCCGTGGTTGTAATCAAATATCACTACCTCGACTATGCTAGCCCCATGCACCACAAAGTTGCTGAGGGAAGGGGggtggagggagagaaaggaaaatGGTGAACGTGCCTTTACCTTCTGCATGATGCCCTTCTCGTAGTAGTAACGCAGCGAGCGGCTCAGCTTGTCATAGTTCATGGCCGGTCTGTTCTTCTGGATGCCCCAGCGACGAGCCACCTGAGGACACGTGAGACACAGAGAATCGCAATAAGCCACAGAGAATTGATATGTACATAGGGATGGCACAATTTGGGCCTCGGGCCGCTcggtagtttgggaaatcaagAAGCGCtgcagcagtaacgttgtggatggctagcagaaacaatcctccttgagcagaaatagatgaagaaaagggtcttttgaatggcaagttgagtttcaaagcccttccagatgcttctctccacaagactaaagttatttgcatgtactgtcgatgtgaacTGAGTTACCACCGGTATGTagagtctcaaataccacttgaacattaaacatttaaaaaatatctcttttgaagaacatttagaacaaattgcgattaatcgtgagttaaagctttagtgtgtaactttttgatattaatgaacgtccttTACATTcgagccattgccaaatgagttgctgcaaagataattaagactatcagctccacacagcgctctctgtatttctcagtatggctatgttcagaagactgTGGTGTCCagcgactttcccgcgcagaaactcgagtgaagataatgacctcttctgaagagtccatcatgtttttttaatcctccgtgtcctccttggctactagcaactgtgtggaggagggggtggggggaaggtgcgcgatcacggaaggcttgtaccAAGTGTGCGCGCCGacaattttgttgtcattactttgaattcctcatgggggcgacagaaactacgcactacagctttaactgtggacaatcatgcgattaatcgcgattaaagtCTTTTAATCGACcgacagccctaatatttagTCGGACAGAAGACATGAGTCCAGTTTAGGACAGTGGGTACTGACCTCCTCAGGCTCAATGAGTTTGAACTCCATGCCCCGACCAGTCCAGGCTATGAAGTGGCCATTGGCTGGGTCGTCCAGTAAAGTGACCAGGAACTGCCAGAGCTGCAGGGAGCCCCGGCGCTGGTAGGGAGGTCCGTCGCGATAAACGGAGGGTTCCTGTTTGACTTTACCTGTGAGTGGAAgaagagggagaagagcagGAGAAGAGAGTATGGAGAAGTAAAAAGGAGGCAGAAAAACAAAGAGCGAAGAAAAAGTGTCAGTCAGCGCTGTACTCCGCCACGGCCACAGTGTGGTGAGACATTCCTGCCAGATGGAGACTGTGAAGTGGACTTGCTGTTCATTATGCACCACGAGCAGTCAAAGGACTCAGAAAATGCCCACAATAGCCAACTTTATGGGCATACAATATCTAGTACTTTTGCACTAATTTTGGGTTAATATtgagatttttttggggggatttcTCAGTATTACCTTCTAATCTTTCAGGGACCACACAGGTATCGTCAAAGTACAGCTGATGATCTCTGTCGAAGGAGAAGCCTGCAattgacaaaaagaaagaaatgcaacTTAAATGGGATGAAAGTGGAACAGCGTGGGATAGAGCGTGGGAAGCAGGCTTTTGTTCTGACATGAAGGCCAGTGACAATGTTCAACCCAAAGATCCAAACTGCATGCAAAGCAATAATATAGCCGGGCAGCTTCCCAAGAGTGGAAGCTTCTATTGTGCGGAGCTTCTGCCAGCTGCTGATGTGcgaaatgtactgtatgtgtggagCAGCTACACACGATTCATTGATAGATTTACTTCCCGCTTGAGCTGTCATTTCAATGCTGCTGACCGCCATTCATTTCCCCCAGCTCTCACCAACGCTGAGCTTTCAGCAGCTCGATAAGTCGCGGGGTTCACGGGCACAATCAAACGATTCTTTTCGATTATTATTGCCGATTATCTTATCGATTAAGCGATAGTTgtttgatttataaaaccgtgtttcccaaagcccaagatgacgtcctcaaatgtcttgttttgtccacagctcaaagatattcagtttactgtcacagaggagtgaagaaaataTTCAcgtttaagaagctggaatcagagaatttttcaaaaattcaaactgattaattgattataaaaaaaaaaaaaaaaaatagttgggagattaatttaatagttgacaactaatcgattgatctttgcagctctacaatcGATGGACTTCACTAATGAAATTATGACAAGACAAAAGCAGACAATCTACAACTTACTTTCTTGGTTATTTTGGTAGAAGCTCCCCGCTCTCCCAAACGATGAGTGACAGTTAGGCACTTCTGTAAACAAAGAAGAAAGGTGTGTAAATTTAGACCAGAGACATCCTCACTGTCGTATCAAATGTGTAATACATCAAAATCCACCTCGCAGCTGACAGATATTTTTGGATCCCTGCCACTGTGTACAAAGATACACAGCTTTGATACTTATGTATGGTTTTCTCTATGTTTATACAGGAGTCATTGAGTCCAAGCTATATTAATGTGTTAAGTCACAGTATTGGGTATAAAAAGATCAAGACACATGGTGGCTGCTTTTCTGGCCAACTGATGCTGCTACAGATGAACATGGTCAACAGctggacgcacgcacacacacgtttgtttcactatctttgtggggacccgtcattgacataatgcattccctagccccacgaacacacacacgaacacacacacgaacgaacacacacacgaacacacacacacacacacacacgaacacacacacacacacactgcacagcaCAGCCCCCGCATGTCCACCAAGCCTTTAAATAAGATTAGCACCATGGTTGCTGTATTAAATCTCAATGACAATCGAGTTACGCCAGTCCACCCCCCCGAGGGGTCGAGGCCTGTCTTCCGTTTGCAGCGTCTCTGCAGTGCGTACCAACCATCTCCACCCCCATCCATTATTCTGTTTCCTGTCTACTGATAAGACAACCAGAGATCAATCTTGAGCAAGTGTTTCCTTAAGTCTCTGTCTGCTCTTGTCCTAACTAAAGGAAAGAGTCTCAGGGAGTAATCGGTATTGCCAAGTCGTACCATGCAtgtagagaaagagaaaggtaCTGTAAGAGTAAATTGAAAAAGAAACTTAGGAAACTTCCTCTGTCAAATGCTGACATGATAATGCATGGATTTAAAATCATGGCTTTAGGTCTACATAAATGGCTTGGTCACCGTCTGTAGACCACTAACGCTGGCTTAACAACATGCAAACATGCACTTCTTCTTCCATTCATCCAGAGACACTAGGCCTCTGTGACGTAGGTATTTAAAAAGGCCATAAGAGGCTAAGAGGATTTGTCATTACATCACTGGCATGCCAGCCGGTCACCCACCAGGCAGAAAAGGAATGAGAATATATGAGCGAGCGAGAaaagatttaaataaaataaataaaaagagttgCAGAGTTTCAGGAAAAGAGGATGTAAATGCATCAGCTCAGGGACAACAGCTGGGTGCGTGGGCGTTAGGATCAAACAATGCAGCGACAgccgctctggcttgtttgatTTAAACAAAGCCAGTAAACAGCATCTCTGCCATGACTGTTTGACAAGGCCTTTTGGAGAGGCACAATTTGGCCCTTTGTGTATTCTGTAAAACCAAGCTGAGAATTTCCAGGCTGCATGTCACTAAGTCCTCTGAGGGCCCTAGCCTAGATCTATTCCAGGTAAGCTCAGTCAAGAGGTTATCTGCACCTGGCTGGATGACCCATTTACTTTTTACCCTTGGAGGCTTAGGCAGAGCTAAGAGACCCACTTTTACTTTACTGGCATGGCTCTTGAGGAATGATGCAGATTaggctttgagagagagagagagagggtgaatgtgagagagagtgtgagagtgagtgtgagtgtgtgtgtatatgtgtgtgtgtgtgtgtgtgtgtgtgtgtgtgaaatgagcACCTGTGCGCCCAGGCCTCTGCTGCACGCTAAAAATCGCAGGCGTGTGTTAGTGCCCAGAACAAACACGGCCAGGCACATTCCACACCCTCTGCCCGCTATACTTTCACACGGCCCTAGACATTACTTTCACACAGCTAGCAGTGGACTTCCTTGCTATGCAAGAGCAGAGAAATAGATATGCAGGAAGCTCCACGGGGACATCTTGAGAAGTAatggactcttttttttttttttttttttttttttttaatatgaacTACCCTTCTCTACTCACCAGAATCGAAGCAGTAGTCACGAGGCTCCTGCTTGATGGCCATGGGGTGGAAAGCAGCCTGATGCGGAGGGCCCGGGGGTGGACCTGGGGGGCCCATGGTGGGGACGCCCTGCTCTGTGTAGCGTGGGTCGATGAGCTCTTGCTTGAAACCCTGGGGTGGCACAGCTACCAATGGCTCTGACATTTGGCGGTGGTAGGGCGGTCGGCCGTCACGTGGCagactgttgttgttgctgctgggaGGCTGGGGCAAGAACTGGGGGCGCCCTTGGCTCTCGGATTGGGGAAAGGGTAGACATGGCTCTGACATCTGCCGCTGGAACCTAAAAATGGAGGGGAAAGTGGCAAGACAAAGAGATGATGTCTCTTTTCAGAAACACGCCTGCGTAAATACACCAAATGAAACACAATGGGAACATTAAGAGGAAAAGCCTCATACCTAGATAAAGACGTTCAACTCTAGCggcgttttgagacaaaaacgacATTCGTCTATCGAGtattagctccagtagcagaactaatctcagTCCATATTAACACATCTGATAACGCATTTACattaatcagtccttccagaaaaagagtttttttgtgattgttgcgggcaaaaatccttgattatgcggcacgttttcttagaaaatgcaatggaatatgcgggatatttatgcaattttatgcgatggaattgcaggaacttgcaaaaactgcggtttcatcatggcttcatcgcggggttcgcgtaattacgtcacttcataacgttcccatggcaacaggggagaatggctgctcttgtgtgaagtaaacgcatttttcaactttctgctaagacatatgtgacttttttgcaacgaaaatgcggggattatgaaatcatgcaagccccgcatattttgcgtggaaattggcaatttatgcggcgtatttgaaaaaatgcagccccgcataaatatgcggactttggctgattatgcattgaattatgcgatcgcataatcgcgtttttctggagggactggttaataTTCTCATACGCCAGGAATGCGTGCGCCAGTGTAAACTgaaagcagattgtctgacttAACGCTGCTattgaaaatcatggatgtataagtaccaaaaatccagaaacaatggcgaaaagtaagacCAGGGATTTATCTGCTTGGACCgacgacgaggtggaactgttactgaaaggtatgtaagcGTACCTAActgataagactgactgacgtgaGTCGTCGTTTCcaaaaggtctccgtttgtgctCTTCCAGATTACAAAGCAACCccagagttttcaaaccaaaacgggaaCAGACGTTTTTTTCCAAATGTTGGTTTTAGAGGCTCTGAAACGCCGGAGTAGCGTGGACGCGAGGcggaaacgtagcaaaagatattcgttttttaaaccaaaacgtagtagtgtagatgtagcctctgAGTGCTCACCTGTGCTCAGGTGTGAAGTTGTTGGCATCCTGGCTGATGGGTGCACAGGGCACGGCGAAGGGTGGGCTGTGGACGGCTTGCTGGTTAGGAGAGCAGACGCTCGCTGTTATAGGCTGCTGTACGTGCACCGGACGTGGCCCCGGGGTCGGATTGGCTACATGGGGGTGAGGAGGGGGGGTCTGCGCACTCAGAGGGTGCGTCCCTGCTGTGCTGGTAGGGCCGCAGGGAGAGACTGGTGTTGAGGGGGGAGTTAATGGCTTGAACCCAGGAGTGGACTTCCTGTCACAGGCACTGTGGATGAAGAGATGGGGGAAACAAACACAGTCAGAACTCCTTTAATCGGAGAGGAACAATCAATACGCTATCCAGTGGCTGCCGTCCTGCTCTTGGTAGACATAGTCTACAAATGTAATTACATACCTGTAGCTGTAAAGGCACTTCTCTCCGTAGGGCATGGGACTCCTGTCCTGGTGACAGGGAGAGAACTCTCTGGAGGGAGTCAGCTCTCGTTTGATCTTGGCTGGGGGCGGGCCATGAAACATCACTGGATACGAGGAGACATGCAAAGAATTGAGTGCATTAGATAAACTCCAGATATCACCTAATAGTAGCCACAAACAGAAGTGCAGCAGTTATCTTAACCACATTTGGAATTGATGGATAAATGGACGTACGGACAACGTCTGTGTATTCCCTCGACTGACAGAGCCACTTAGCAGCAATTTATCATCCGCCCTAATGACGGTCGACTCTGGGCTCTGAAAACAACCATCTATCTAGCCACTGCTAGGTAGCACGATACTAACTGCACTATACACACAAAAGCTATCAAACTTCTCGTCTGATTCCCATTAGGGCAGGCCAATACCCATGAATCAGTGTGGCTGTAATCTAATGGCGGTGAATGATTTTCTTCTCCCGTGCTGTAACCATTAGACACTAGCTGCAGCTTTCTGCGTATCGGCTGCACTTTCCAGGGCGCCACATAATAGCCAGGCAGAAACTAGATCTCTTGGCACAGAGGAGCGGGGGCCAAATAAATCACCGTGGTGCTGATGGACCGAAGCGGAGTTACAATGGGCACGTGAGCTCCACTGTGTGCGCTGTGAAACCTAAATGGCTCGAGTGAGgctcctcacacacacagagaaaagcaAATAATGAGGAGATTAGGCATCTTTTCCTTCTCTGGACTGGTGGCCAAGTGAGTGGATTAACAAACAAGCACCCAAACTCCTCTCCTGGAGAATCTGAGCTAAAGCATCACACATCAATAAACTGAGAGTGCTCCTCCACTCTGGAGCAAACTTAAACACAGTTCAGAGACATGTGATGTCCTGTAGCTCATACCGAAAAATCGGGTTTTGGTGAATAGGCAACTTGTGAGAGAGAATGGCCTGCAGCCTGGCAACAGAAGCAACTGCCAAACTCACCACACacagtgcgtctcactatctttgtggggacccgtcattgacataatgcattccctagccc
This window harbors:
- the etv5a gene encoding ETS translocation variant 5a isoform X1 → MDGFYDQQVPFMVPPSQHKSHVEEPSHSRPLSDRKRKFVDTELAQDTEELFQDLSQLQEIWIAEAQVPDDEQFVPDFQSDSLMFHGPPPAKIKRELTPSREFSPCHQDRSPMPYGEKCLYSYSACDRKSTPGFKPLTPPSTPVSPCGPTSTAGTHPLSAQTPPPHPHVANPTPGPRPVHVQQPITASVCSPNQQAVHSPPFAVPCAPISQDANNFTPEHRFQRQMSEPCLPFPQSESQGRPQFLPQPPSSNNNSLPRDGRPPYHRQMSEPLVAVPPQGFKQELIDPRYTEQGVPTMGPPGPPPGPPHQAAFHPMAIKQEPRDYCFDSEVPNCHSSFGRAGSFYQNNQESFSFDRDHQLYFDDTCVVPERLEGKVKQEPSVYRDGPPYQRRGSLQLWQFLVTLLDDPANGHFIAWTGRGMEFKLIEPEEVARRWGIQKNRPAMNYDKLSRSLRYYYEKGIMQKVKVAGERYVYKFVCDPEALFSMAFPDNQRPNLKVDPDSLLGLDDDTVPLTHYEETAPYLLDAGEQCVAGLPFPEGYGY
- the etv5a gene encoding ETS translocation variant 5a isoform X2, which encodes MDGFYDQQVPFMVPPSHKSHVEEPSHSRPLSDRKRKFVDTELAQDTEELFQDLSQLQEIWIAEAQVPDDEQFVPDFQSDSLMFHGPPPAKIKRELTPSREFSPCHQDRSPMPYGEKCLYSYSACDRKSTPGFKPLTPPSTPVSPCGPTSTAGTHPLSAQTPPPHPHVANPTPGPRPVHVQQPITASVCSPNQQAVHSPPFAVPCAPISQDANNFTPEHRFQRQMSEPCLPFPQSESQGRPQFLPQPPSSNNNSLPRDGRPPYHRQMSEPLVAVPPQGFKQELIDPRYTEQGVPTMGPPGPPPGPPHQAAFHPMAIKQEPRDYCFDSEVPNCHSSFGRAGSFYQNNQESFSFDRDHQLYFDDTCVVPERLEGKVKQEPSVYRDGPPYQRRGSLQLWQFLVTLLDDPANGHFIAWTGRGMEFKLIEPEEVARRWGIQKNRPAMNYDKLSRSLRYYYEKGIMQKVKVAGERYVYKFVCDPEALFSMAFPDNQRPNLKVDPDSLLGLDDDTVPLTHYEETAPYLLDAGEQCVAGLPFPEGYGY
- the etv5a gene encoding ETS translocation variant 5a isoform X4; its protein translation is MDGFYDQQVPFMVPPSHKSHVEEPSHSRPLSDRKRKFVDTELAQDTEELFQDLSQLQEIWIAEAQVPDDEQFVPDFQSDSLMFHGPPPAKIKRELTPSREFSPCHQDRSPMPYGEKCLYSYSACDRKSTPGFKPLTPPSTPVSPCGPTSTAGTHPLSAQTPPPHPHVANPTPGPRPVHVQQPITASVCSPNQQAVHSPPFAVPCAPISQDANNFTPEHRFQRQMSEPCLPFPQSESQGRPQFLPQPPSSNNNSLPRDGRPPYHRQMSEPLVAVPPQGFKQELIDPRYTEQGVPTMGPPGPPPGPPHQAAFHPMAIKQEPRDYCFDSEVPNCHSSFGRAGSFYQNNQESFSFDRDHQLYFDDTCVVPERLEGKVKQEPSVYRDGPPYQRRGSLQLWQFLVTLLDDPANGHFIAWTGRGMEFKLIEPEEVARRWGIQKNRPAMNYDKLSRSLRYYYEKGIMQKVAGERYVYKFVCDPEALFSMAFPDNQRPNLKVDPDSLLGLDDDTVPLTHYEETAPYLLDAGEQCVAGLPFPEGYGY
- the etv5a gene encoding ETS translocation variant 5a isoform X3; this encodes MDGFYDQQVPFMVPPSQHKSHVEEPSHSRPLSDRKRKFVDTELAQDTEELFQDLSQLQEIWIAEAQVPDDEQFVPDFQSDSLMFHGPPPAKIKRELTPSREFSPCHQDRSPMPYGEKCLYSYSACDRKSTPGFKPLTPPSTPVSPCGPTSTAGTHPLSAQTPPPHPHVANPTPGPRPVHVQQPITASVCSPNQQAVHSPPFAVPCAPISQDANNFTPEHRFQRQMSEPCLPFPQSESQGRPQFLPQPPSSNNNSLPRDGRPPYHRQMSEPLVAVPPQGFKQELIDPRYTEQGVPTMGPPGPPPGPPHQAAFHPMAIKQEPRDYCFDSEVPNCHSSFGRAGSFYQNNQESFSFDRDHQLYFDDTCVVPERLEGKVKQEPSVYRDGPPYQRRGSLQLWQFLVTLLDDPANGHFIAWTGRGMEFKLIEPEEVARRWGIQKNRPAMNYDKLSRSLRYYYEKGIMQKVAGERYVYKFVCDPEALFSMAFPDNQRPNLKVDPDSLLGLDDDTVPLTHYEETAPYLLDAGEQCVAGLPFPEGYGY